The following proteins come from a genomic window of Candidatus Palauibacter polyketidifaciens:
- the topA gene encoding type I DNA topoisomerase, protein MNLVIVESPAKARTLESYLGAGFSVQASVGHVRDLPRSGLGVDVEKGFEPEYVTIEGKEPVLRKLRAAAAKADSILLATDPDREGEAIAYHIVEALTARKRSLRERFHRITFNEITKSAVLEALKEPGEIDLPRIEAQQARRILDRLVGYRVSPLLWKKIKPGLSAGRVQSVAVRLLVERERERRAFRSGAWWRLRAHLAADGGAFTADLAALDGVAIATGRDFDERTGTLKAGRKVVLLDQERAEALRARLTDATFTVVSLQEKRSKRSPYPPFTTATLQQEANRKLNLGARETMRIAQALYEAGRITYMRTDSVTLSEAAIAAIRSRVAARYGEEYLSPSPRRYKTKSRSAQEAHEAIRPAGTDMRTADELGLTGRQKALYELIWRRAVATQMADARLRHLTVRVDAEEARFRAAGKVIEFPGFFRAYVEGSDDPDAALENQETVLPDMREGQTLENRKLESRKHETKPPPRFTDAALVKELEADGIGRPSTYAAIISTVVDRGYAVRQNKQLVPTFIAFAVTGLLEDHFPNLVDTGFTSEMEEALDEIARGNVDWRAYLGEFYSGGDGLEARLVEREAAIDPREASTVRLQDLTPRVRIGRYGPFLELEKNGDRLTASLPDDVAPADLSEEQAIDLLRKRAEGPDRLGEDPDSGEAIYLMEGRFGPYVQRGERVDGEKPKRASLPKNLRAEDVSLATALKLLAMPAPLGPHPESGDPVKVGIGRYGPYVVHQRDYRSLTENDDPLEMTFERAMELLSAPKTRGRRASATPLREVGAHPEDGESIAIYKGRYGPYVKHGKTNASLPKGTEPDELTMDVALDLLKKRKERDATRKPGGRRGSPRGKSSRK, encoded by the coding sequence GTGAATCTCGTCATCGTGGAGTCGCCCGCGAAGGCCCGCACCCTGGAGTCGTATCTCGGGGCCGGCTTCAGCGTGCAGGCATCCGTCGGGCACGTCCGGGACCTCCCCAGGAGCGGCCTCGGCGTTGACGTCGAAAAGGGGTTCGAGCCGGAGTACGTCACGATCGAGGGCAAGGAACCCGTGCTCCGCAAGCTGCGCGCGGCGGCGGCGAAGGCGGATTCCATCCTTCTCGCCACGGACCCCGACCGGGAGGGCGAGGCGATCGCCTATCACATCGTCGAGGCTCTGACCGCGCGCAAGCGGTCGCTTCGGGAGCGGTTCCACCGCATCACGTTCAACGAGATCACGAAGAGCGCCGTGCTCGAGGCGCTAAAGGAGCCGGGAGAGATCGACCTGCCCCGCATCGAGGCCCAGCAGGCGCGCAGGATTCTGGATCGTCTCGTCGGGTACCGGGTCTCGCCGCTCCTGTGGAAGAAGATCAAGCCGGGACTCTCGGCCGGCCGCGTGCAGTCGGTCGCCGTCCGCCTGCTCGTGGAGCGCGAACGGGAACGTCGCGCCTTCCGGAGCGGCGCCTGGTGGCGTCTGCGCGCCCACCTCGCCGCCGACGGGGGCGCCTTCACGGCCGACCTCGCCGCCCTCGACGGGGTGGCGATCGCGACGGGCCGGGACTTCGACGAGCGCACCGGCACCCTCAAGGCCGGCCGCAAGGTCGTCCTGCTGGACCAGGAACGCGCCGAGGCGCTGCGCGCGCGGTTGACCGACGCGACCTTCACGGTCGTCAGCCTGCAGGAGAAGCGGTCGAAGCGAAGCCCTTATCCTCCGTTCACGACGGCGACCCTCCAGCAGGAGGCCAACCGCAAGCTGAACCTCGGAGCCCGCGAAACGATGCGCATCGCGCAGGCGCTCTACGAGGCCGGCCGCATCACGTACATGAGGACCGATTCCGTCACGCTCTCCGAAGCCGCCATCGCGGCGATCCGGAGCCGCGTGGCGGCCCGATACGGGGAGGAATACCTGAGCCCCTCCCCGCGGCGCTACAAGACGAAGTCCCGCTCGGCGCAGGAGGCCCACGAGGCGATTCGCCCGGCCGGCACCGACATGAGGACCGCGGATGAACTCGGACTCACCGGCCGGCAGAAGGCGCTCTACGAGCTGATCTGGCGACGCGCCGTCGCGACGCAGATGGCCGATGCCCGGCTGCGGCACCTGACGGTACGGGTGGATGCGGAGGAGGCGCGCTTCCGGGCCGCGGGGAAGGTGATCGAGTTCCCCGGCTTCTTCCGCGCCTACGTCGAGGGCTCCGACGATCCGGACGCGGCGCTGGAGAACCAGGAGACGGTCCTCCCCGACATGCGGGAGGGCCAGACGCTCGAGAACCGCAAGCTGGAGAGCCGGAAGCACGAGACGAAGCCGCCTCCCCGCTTCACGGACGCGGCGCTCGTGAAGGAGCTGGAGGCGGATGGCATCGGGCGTCCTTCCACGTACGCCGCCATCATCTCGACCGTCGTCGATCGCGGGTACGCGGTACGGCAGAACAAACAACTCGTCCCCACCTTCATCGCCTTCGCGGTGACGGGTCTCCTGGAGGATCACTTCCCGAACCTCGTCGACACCGGGTTCACCTCCGAGATGGAGGAGGCGCTGGACGAGATCGCCCGGGGCAATGTGGACTGGCGCGCCTACCTCGGGGAGTTCTACAGCGGCGGAGACGGTCTCGAAGCGCGGCTTGTCGAGCGCGAAGCGGCCATCGACCCCCGCGAGGCCTCGACCGTGCGACTCCAGGACCTCACGCCCCGCGTGCGGATCGGCCGCTACGGGCCCTTCCTCGAGCTCGAGAAGAACGGCGACCGGCTCACCGCGTCCCTCCCCGACGACGTGGCTCCGGCCGACCTCAGCGAGGAGCAGGCGATCGACCTCCTCCGGAAGCGGGCGGAAGGTCCGGATCGTCTCGGGGAAGACCCCGATTCCGGGGAGGCCATCTACCTCATGGAGGGGCGCTTCGGCCCCTACGTGCAGCGAGGCGAGCGGGTGGACGGGGAGAAGCCGAAACGCGCGTCCCTCCCGAAGAACCTTCGGGCCGAAGATGTGTCGCTGGCGACGGCGCTCAAGCTGCTTGCCATGCCGGCCCCGCTCGGCCCGCACCCGGAGAGCGGCGACCCGGTAAAGGTGGGAATCGGGCGCTACGGCCCGTACGTCGTCCACCAGCGGGACTATCGCTCGCTGACGGAGAACGACGATCCGCTCGAGATGACCTTCGAGCGTGCCATGGAGCTGCTCTCCGCGCCCAAGACGCGGGGCCGCCGGGCGAGCGCCACGCCGCTGCGGGAAGTCGGTGCGCACCCGGAGGACGGCGAGTCGATCGCGATCTACAAGGGTCGCTACGGTCCCTACGTGAAGCACGGCAAGACGAACGCTTCGCTGCCGAAGGGGACGGAACCCGACGAGCTCACGATGGATGTGGCGCTGGACCTGCTGAAGAAGCGGAAGGAGCGCGACGCGACCAGGAAGCCGGGGGGGCGGCGCGGCAGCCCCCGCGGGAAGTCGTCGAGAAAATGA
- a CDS encoding shikimate kinase, with product MPRRIWLVGLSGAGKSTIGRLLARRLRYRYVDLDREVEELAGATIPRLFRDGGEAGFRRLEARAASRAARETDVVVATGGGWMARRDIDRTSGGRVRVWLRVRPETAIHRLSREGAEARPLLAGPDPAVALATLLAAREAAYAEAEVVLETDGRKPEEVVEAALRNLRRFAPRPSADGEGSTEGQQES from the coding sequence GTGCCCCGAAGGATCTGGCTCGTCGGCCTGTCCGGGGCGGGAAAGAGCACGATAGGTCGCCTTCTCGCGCGGCGGTTGCGGTATCGCTATGTGGATCTCGACCGCGAAGTCGAGGAGCTGGCGGGGGCGACGATTCCTCGCCTGTTTCGCGACGGCGGGGAAGCGGGGTTCCGACGGCTCGAGGCCCGGGCCGCGTCCCGGGCGGCGCGGGAAACGGATGTCGTCGTGGCGACCGGAGGCGGGTGGATGGCGCGGCGGGACATCGACCGCACGTCCGGCGGCCGCGTGCGCGTCTGGTTGCGCGTTCGCCCCGAGACCGCGATCCATCGCCTCTCCCGGGAGGGTGCCGAGGCCCGGCCGCTGCTGGCCGGACCCGACCCCGCGGTCGCGCTCGCCACGCTGCTCGCGGCGCGGGAGGCCGCCTACGCGGAGGCCGAAGTGGTGTTGGAAACGGATGGACGAAAACCGGAAGAAGTCGTGGAGGCCGCGCTGAGGAATCTGCGGCGTTTCGCCCCCCGCCCGTCGGCGGACGGGGAAGGATCGACGGAAGGACAACAGGAGAGTTGA
- the aroC gene encoding chorismate synthase — MLRCLRLTTAGETHGPAVVAVLEGIPAGLALEPDDVARELARRQGGHGRGGRMKIEKDEGEIFGGVRLGETLGSPVAVRIPNRDFRNWGVAMAVEAPEVDDDELLRRAYLPRPGHADLAGMLKYGRKDARDILERASARETAARVAAGAVAKRLLGEFGVRVESHVVSIGPVEMPPELALPDDLLSVADASPVRCIDPDATAAMIDAIDAARRAGDSLGGVFEVVARGVPVGLGSHVTWETRLGGRIGGAMMSIHAMKGVEIGMGFEAARLRGSDVHDEIERDAARRESGGYGRRRNNAGGLEGGMTTGGDIVARVAMKPLSSLRRPLDSVDTRTGEPAKAFLERSDVCSVPAAGVVGEAMMALVLADAWIEKFGGDSLAEMRSNVESYLALIGT; from the coding sequence ATGTTGAGATGTCTGAGGCTGACCACGGCAGGTGAAACCCACGGCCCCGCCGTGGTTGCCGTGCTGGAGGGGATCCCCGCCGGATTGGCGCTCGAGCCCGACGATGTCGCGCGGGAACTCGCGCGCCGGCAGGGCGGGCACGGGCGCGGGGGCCGCATGAAGATCGAGAAGGATGAGGGCGAGATCTTCGGCGGCGTGCGTCTCGGGGAGACGCTGGGGTCTCCGGTCGCGGTCCGGATTCCCAACCGCGATTTCAGAAACTGGGGCGTGGCGATGGCGGTCGAGGCGCCGGAGGTGGACGACGACGAACTCCTGCGCCGGGCGTACCTGCCGCGGCCGGGACACGCCGACCTCGCGGGGATGCTCAAGTACGGGCGGAAGGACGCGCGCGACATCCTCGAGCGGGCGAGCGCGCGGGAGACCGCCGCCCGCGTCGCCGCCGGGGCCGTCGCCAAGCGGCTGCTCGGCGAGTTCGGCGTGCGCGTCGAGAGTCATGTGGTGTCGATCGGTCCGGTGGAGATGCCGCCGGAGCTGGCGCTGCCGGACGACCTTCTCTCCGTGGCCGACGCCTCGCCCGTGCGCTGCATCGACCCGGATGCGACCGCCGCGATGATCGACGCGATCGATGCCGCCCGCCGCGCCGGCGACTCGCTGGGAGGCGTGTTCGAGGTCGTGGCTCGCGGCGTGCCGGTGGGCCTCGGGAGTCACGTCACGTGGGAGACCCGCCTGGGCGGCCGGATCGGCGGCGCGATGATGTCGATCCACGCGATGAAGGGCGTCGAGATCGGGATGGGGTTCGAAGCCGCGCGACTCCGCGGGTCCGATGTCCACGACGAGATCGAACGGGATGCGGCGCGTCGCGAGAGCGGAGGCTACGGGCGGCGGCGGAACAACGCGGGAGGCCTGGAAGGCGGGATGACGACGGGGGGCGACATCGTCGCTCGCGTGGCGATGAAGCCGCTCAGTTCGCTGCGCCGCCCGCTGGACAGCGTGGACACCCGGACCGGAGAACCGGCCAAGGCGTTCCTCGAGCGCAGCGATGTGTGCTCGGTCCCGGCCGCCGGGGTCGTTGGGGAGGCGATGATGGCGCTGGTGCTGGCGGACGCCTGGATCGAGAAGTTCGGCGGCGACAGCCTCGCGGAGATGCGGTCCAACGTTGAGAGCTATCTCGCCTTGATCGGGACGTGA
- a CDS encoding secretin N-terminal domain-containing protein: MISRAILAFAAAVATASPTEMREVRIASEGTETEITVVVGGRFTPRHMILANPPRLLLDIDGVTRGLARRHYDRIDRGGVLGMRSTQFQPETVRLVFDLERETAYHVTADSGAVRVTFLNPGPPFPPWSTADAIATAEAPGTPDTLRPPQLPEQVLPRISVVYDSASMLDVLAGFSEFADISVVPNGEVASVVVRGIDIRDQPWDVALNAILSAQNLGWHRTESGIIVVDWLENLQARDQLLSETRVIRVNYARADSVAETLRHLATPDRGQVVSFSGSNTVIVTDAPSVVARMDTIIAALDRRLPQVAIEAKIVFVDRTDVQQLGIVYDLKKRDGGFVEQGINDLIAAPDADSPPQLVDVDGDGTVDQGFVRRTNETLVSLGGTAVAALANANDRPIGPALQILTAVAFGEFSLFSFLEALESHQLSDVQAAPSIRVVDHAHARIQVGERTPIRVLEPGAQTESARVNVDFQDTGIILDVVPHVTNNNQIRLELMAERSGLKLGLSDVGFVFEKQIGETTLLLEDGETAVIGGLTLSEVSRSRSGIPGLMSLPLLGALFSSTKENEVKQDLIILVTPHIIRPLPGGSWRVP; encoded by the coding sequence ATGATCTCCCGGGCCATTCTCGCGTTCGCCGCAGCGGTCGCGACGGCGTCCCCAACCGAGATGCGGGAAGTGAGGATCGCGTCCGAGGGGACGGAGACCGAGATCACGGTGGTCGTCGGCGGACGGTTCACGCCCCGCCACATGATACTCGCCAATCCCCCGCGGCTGCTTCTGGACATTGACGGCGTGACCCGGGGACTCGCGCGCCGCCACTACGACCGGATCGACCGCGGCGGAGTTCTCGGCATGCGTTCCACCCAGTTCCAGCCCGAGACGGTGCGGCTCGTATTCGACCTCGAGCGGGAAACCGCCTACCACGTAACCGCGGACTCCGGTGCGGTTCGCGTGACCTTCCTGAATCCCGGGCCGCCTTTCCCTCCTTGGTCGACTGCCGACGCCATCGCGACAGCCGAGGCCCCGGGAACGCCGGATACTCTCCGGCCGCCCCAACTCCCCGAGCAGGTCCTGCCGCGGATCTCCGTCGTGTACGACAGCGCCAGCATGCTCGACGTCCTCGCCGGTTTCTCGGAGTTCGCGGACATTTCGGTTGTTCCGAACGGAGAGGTCGCGTCCGTCGTCGTGCGAGGCATCGACATCCGAGACCAGCCGTGGGATGTGGCGCTGAACGCGATCCTGTCGGCGCAGAACCTCGGCTGGCACAGGACCGAGAGCGGGATCATCGTCGTCGACTGGCTGGAGAACCTCCAGGCGCGGGATCAACTGCTCAGCGAAACGCGCGTGATCCGGGTCAACTATGCTCGGGCGGATTCGGTTGCGGAGACGCTCCGGCATCTGGCCACGCCCGACCGCGGCCAGGTGGTGTCGTTCTCCGGCAGCAACACCGTCATCGTGACCGATGCACCATCCGTCGTCGCGCGGATGGACACGATCATCGCGGCGCTGGACCGGCGTCTCCCCCAGGTCGCGATCGAGGCGAAGATCGTGTTCGTCGATCGGACGGACGTACAGCAACTGGGGATCGTGTACGACCTCAAGAAGCGCGACGGCGGTTTCGTGGAGCAGGGCATCAACGATCTCATCGCGGCGCCCGACGCCGATTCGCCGCCCCAACTCGTCGACGTAGACGGAGATGGTACGGTCGATCAGGGGTTCGTCAGGCGGACGAACGAGACGCTCGTGAGCCTGGGAGGTACGGCGGTCGCGGCGCTGGCGAACGCGAACGATCGCCCAATCGGCCCAGCGCTCCAGATCCTGACCGCCGTGGCGTTCGGTGAGTTCTCGCTCTTCTCGTTCCTTGAAGCGCTCGAGTCCCACCAGTTGTCGGACGTGCAGGCGGCGCCCTCCATCCGGGTCGTGGACCACGCGCATGCACGGATACAGGTGGGCGAACGCACCCCGATCCGGGTCCTGGAACCGGGAGCCCAGACCGAGTCCGCGCGCGTCAACGTCGACTTCCAGGACACGGGGATCATTCTGGATGTCGTCCCGCACGTGACGAACAACAACCAGATCAGGCTGGAGCTGATGGCGGAGCGGTCCGGCCTGAAGCTCGGTCTGTCGGATGTCGGTTTCGTGTTCGAGAAACAGATCGGAGAGACGACCCTCCTGCTCGAGGATGGGGAGACGGCCGTCATCGGAGGACTCACGCTGAGCGAAGTAAGTCGGAGTCGGAGCGGCATTCCCGGCCTCATGAGCCTTCCGCTGCTCGGGGCCCTGTTCAGCAGCACGAAGGAGAATGAAGTGAAGCAGGACCTCATCATCCTCGTCACTCCCCACATCATTCGGCCTCTCCCTGGAGGGTCCTGGAGGGTGCCGTAG
- the pilO gene encoding type 4a pilus biogenesis protein PilO — protein sequence MTVPPRDSRWQYRVLGLALLLGCGTAFHLYFANPRREELAELAARVEHAERANALAELPAGDLDAIRESLELGERQLAVLKRLVPREGEVEAIYEAIAAETQSLGLELVHALPADPVADSTGYFVRQQWALQVEGAYHDVGMLLTRIAGFARIVRPEVEEIAPSRITNSGRQLVHARFRLESFVLPPEDRASPEEG from the coding sequence GTGACCGTGCCGCCGAGGGATTCCCGCTGGCAGTACCGCGTGCTCGGACTCGCACTCCTGCTCGGCTGCGGGACAGCCTTCCATCTGTACTTCGCGAACCCGCGCAGGGAGGAGCTGGCCGAGCTGGCGGCGCGGGTCGAGCACGCGGAGCGGGCCAACGCCCTCGCCGAGCTGCCCGCAGGCGACCTGGACGCGATACGTGAGAGTCTCGAGCTCGGTGAACGGCAACTCGCCGTGCTGAAACGACTCGTTCCGCGAGAGGGTGAAGTCGAAGCTATCTACGAAGCCATCGCGGCCGAAACGCAGTCCCTCGGTCTCGAACTCGTCCACGCTCTCCCCGCCGATCCCGTGGCCGACTCCACCGGCTACTTCGTGCGGCAACAATGGGCGCTCCAAGTGGAGGGGGCGTACCACGACGTCGGGATGCTCCTGACGCGAATCGCCGGCTTTGCCCGAATCGTCCGGCCCGAGGTCGAAGAGATCGCACCCTCCCGGATCACCAACTCGGGGCGGCAACTCGTTCACGCGCGCTTCCGCCTCGAGAGCTTCGTGCTTCCGCCGGAGGACCGCGCTTCGCCGGAGGAAGGATGA
- a CDS encoding PilN domain-containing protein, which translates to MIEINLFPESLRARQGIATNRHAEGGFPIDVWGIALLISALTIPPGTVALWWSQRAEALELRARLEAVMADSARLAELRAASDSLSERSREIRERVALVEQLDRDRFAWPHMMDEISRALPPPAWLISMRQLSPPPDLAVELQGVAGNPLAITEFVRSLGASDYIADVKIVGSQQQGSDPDQLSRQAFTLVLRFAPASAFRRVEPT; encoded by the coding sequence ATGATCGAGATCAATCTTTTTCCCGAGTCTCTGCGCGCTCGGCAAGGGATCGCGACCAACCGGCACGCCGAAGGCGGTTTCCCCATCGACGTTTGGGGTATCGCACTGCTGATTTCGGCACTGACCATCCCGCCGGGCACCGTCGCGCTATGGTGGTCGCAGCGGGCCGAAGCCCTCGAACTCCGGGCGCGTCTTGAAGCGGTCATGGCGGACTCGGCGAGGCTCGCCGAACTCCGTGCCGCAAGCGACAGTCTATCGGAGCGGTCCCGCGAGATCCGGGAGCGCGTCGCGCTGGTGGAACAACTGGACCGCGACCGGTTCGCGTGGCCGCACATGATGGATGAAATCAGCCGCGCACTCCCGCCGCCGGCGTGGCTGATTTCCATGCGACAACTGTCGCCGCCGCCCGACCTCGCTGTCGAGCTCCAGGGGGTCGCGGGCAATCCGCTCGCGATCACGGAATTCGTCCGCAGTCTGGGAGCCTCGGACTACATCGCCGATGTGAAGATCGTCGGCAGCCAGCAGCAGGGATCCGATCCCGATCAGCTCTCCCGGCAGGCCTTCACCCTCGTTCTTCGGTTCGCTCCTGCGTCCGCCTTTCGGCGGGTCGAACCCACGTGA
- the pilM gene encoding type IV pilus assembly protein PilM — protein MRGFGLRRRKTTVGVDIGSGFSKAAVIDHGESGPRLTGIATAPNEPDTVRGGTIRDPERVADTLSALFKRERIKPRNVTIGIGGRDVLSKVIEIDRMDEAEARAVMPWEAEQHVPFDMKNAELDFAIIDPNGEGTTMTVLLAAAKRDVIEARVAVLRRADLNPTIVDVEVLALRNAFEANYPAAMREVTVLADIGVHSTAIHLLRNGLPLVTRELAAGAPAADELEECARRIARGIDRTGALVETGPGIAGVYLCGGGATASGLVEILGDATGVETRLASAFQRIEVAPDVGDRTDLGSVAPMLMLSVGLALRPPARGG, from the coding sequence ATGAGGGGATTCGGATTGCGGCGCCGGAAGACGACCGTCGGAGTCGATATTGGCAGCGGCTTCAGCAAGGCCGCGGTGATCGACCATGGTGAGAGCGGGCCACGCCTGACAGGGATCGCGACCGCCCCGAACGAGCCGGACACCGTGCGCGGTGGGACGATCAGGGATCCGGAGCGCGTCGCCGACACGCTCTCCGCGCTGTTCAAGCGGGAGCGAATCAAGCCACGCAACGTGACCATCGGCATCGGTGGGCGCGATGTCCTGAGCAAGGTGATCGAAATCGATCGGATGGATGAAGCGGAGGCCCGCGCCGTAATGCCGTGGGAAGCGGAGCAGCACGTCCCCTTCGACATGAAGAACGCCGAACTGGACTTCGCGATCATCGATCCGAACGGAGAGGGCACGACGATGACCGTGCTGCTGGCGGCGGCGAAGCGCGACGTCATCGAGGCACGGGTCGCGGTCCTGCGGCGGGCGGACCTGAACCCGACGATCGTCGATGTGGAGGTCCTGGCTCTGCGCAACGCGTTCGAGGCGAACTATCCGGCCGCGATGAGGGAGGTGACCGTGCTGGCCGACATCGGCGTCCATTCGACCGCCATTCACCTGCTCCGGAACGGACTTCCCCTGGTGACCCGCGAACTGGCCGCCGGCGCCCCGGCCGCGGACGAACTGGAAGAGTGCGCCCGCCGGATCGCGCGCGGCATCGACCGGACGGGAGCGCTCGTCGAGACGGGACCGGGGATCGCAGGCGTATACCTGTGCGGGGGAGGGGCCACGGCGTCCGGACTGGTCGAGATTCTCGGGGACGCGACCGGCGTGGAAACGCGCCTCGCGAGTGCGTTCCAACGCATCGAGGTCGCGCCTGATGTCGGGGACCGAACGGACCTGGGCTCGGTGGCGCCGATGCTCATGCTCTCCGTCGGGCTGGCTCTTCGGCCGCCGGCTCGGGGCGGCTGA